GCGCGCCGAGTACGTCAGCCTCGGCGGCACGGCCATCAACTGCTCGGGCGGCATCACCCCGTGGGGCACCTGGCTGACCTGCGAGGAGACCGAGGACAAGGCCGGCGTGGGCAACTACGAGAAGGACCACGGCTGGATCTTCGAGGTCGACCCCTACGACAACACCCGCAACGCCGACCCGTTCCCGCTCAAGGACATGGGTCGGTTCATGCACGAGGCGGTGGCCATCGACCCCGGCACCGGCATCGCCTACGAGACCGAGGACGCCTTCTCCGGCGCCCCGCTCGGCAGCTACTACCGCTTCGTGCCCAACAAGCCCGGCGGCGGCTACGGCTCGCTGCGGGCCGGCGGCAACCTGCAGGCGCTGCACGTCCCGGGGCTGGAGGACCTCAGCACGGTGCGCGAGGCCGGCACGACGTTCCGCGACATCGAGTGGCTCGACGTGCCCGACCCGACGGCGGCGCAGACCCCCACCCGCGCCCAGGACTACCCCAAGCCGATCACCCGCGGCCAGAAGCTCGAGGGCGCCTGGTGGGGCCGGTCGGACCACTCGTCGTACTTCGTCTCCTCGTTCGCGCGACCCAAGGACGGCTCGCAGCGCAGCCACGACGGGCAGGTGTGGCGCTACGACCCGCGGCGCAACACCCTGACGCTGGAGCTGATCTTCCTCGGAGACGACTCCGACGACCGCTACGAGTGCCCCGACAACATCTGCGTCTCGCCGTACGGCG
This genomic interval from Nocardioides scoriae contains the following:
- a CDS encoding alkaline phosphatase PhoX — encoded protein: MTQHDTSPTDLEDHLRRSSQALTRRSLLLGTGAAGLAIGLAGRSDALYTSMPEAGRRGPRRGYGPLVRDPRGILDLPRGFSYRILSREGQPMRSGGGLVPSNHDGMGSFKTARGGFRLVRNHEVYPDAEHFVPTEGLATTYDPGAGGGTTNLLLSSSLKVRAEYVSLGGTAINCSGGITPWGTWLTCEETEDKAGVGNYEKDHGWIFEVDPYDNTRNADPFPLKDMGRFMHEAVAIDPGTGIAYETEDAFSGAPLGSYYRFVPNKPGGGYGSLRAGGNLQALHVPGLEDLSTVREAGTTFRDIEWLDVPDPTAAQTPTRAQDYPKPITRGQKLEGAWWGRSDHSSYFVSSFARPKDGSQRSHDGQVWRYDPRRNTLTLELIFLGDDSDDRYECPDNICVSPYGGLMICEDSSGENYLLGTTAGGDPFVFARNRQQIGGGNTGELSGVSFSPGGRVMFFNVYDPGTTFAVTGPWKRR